A single Candidatus Cloacimonadota bacterium DNA region contains:
- a CDS encoding carboxypeptidase-like regulatory domain-containing protein — MMKKRKVSFSVMIIIFHFTIVIFLMGISSSVIFADTLARSNGNIEGTVTISAGFGIVDSVGVTALNADSSYTTVPDSTGFYQFDRPVGIYSVTAILENYEDSTITEVEVLENQTTSDIDFCLNPILGYVQANIKPTLCK, encoded by the coding sequence ATGATGAAAAAAAGAAAAGTTAGTTTTTCGGTAATGATTATTATCTTCCATTTCACAATAGTAATTTTTTTAATGGGGATTTCGAGCAGTGTGATTTTTGCAGACACTCTGGCTCGTTCCAATGGCAATATTGAGGGAACAGTAACGATTTCTGCGGGATTTGGAATTGTAGATAGTGTTGGCGTTACTGCACTGAACGCAGATTCCTCTTATACAACCGTTCCGGATTCCACAGGATTTTATCAGTTTGATAGACCTGTAGGTATTTATTCCGTAACTGCGATTTTAGAAAATTACGAAGATTCCACTATTACCGAGGTGGAAGTTTTGGAAAATCAAACTACAAGCGATATCGATTTTTGTTTGAACCCGATTCTCGGTTATGTTCAGGCGAATATTAA